In one Flammeovirga yaeyamensis genomic region, the following are encoded:
- a CDS encoding SusD/RagB family nutrient-binding outer membrane lipoprotein codes for MIKNLNKYIALFLCAIAFSCTDKFDEMNTNPVEPTEIPPNMAIGNLLVNGNIAEWSRYQQAYTLYSSLYSQYFANTTNYFSSGRYIMNLGWIDYGYFRTQYWEATRMYDDIKKYSKKYPGYDNHYWIARIQYELSSARTTDQIGDMPYTEGGRGYDYPKYDSQEFIYNSVLNGLDSAYIMLGQFTDQASYGSEDVIYGGDLQKWKQLANSLMLRYAVRVSKVDPELGRKYGTLALSRDLMASNSDNASVMTDPHSYMRGHPLFEVAWWNEFRMSRTMQKQLTETSSTITDPRMYLYFTKVTHNDVNEETLQSYIKLNEEGRLTDFNYAKNLNDENLYTVSFYKGVENGLPANEIPALGNNPGDNCNIGPMFNNDSRYKIMSYAEVCFLKAEAAYLGWGGNAEAAYQEGIRASWEYLSSLSETQNFLSGADPAKMDIEEYIKGLPTFTGAEIQNIQTQKWIANYPDGCEAWAEVRRTDFPKLMPIKQNDSGINLTNGFIKKLPYTESEITINARNALDPNNNQGQGDGIDVSVWWDVD; via the coding sequence ATGATCAAAAATTTAAATAAATATATCGCTTTATTTCTTTGTGCAATTGCCTTCTCTTGTACAGATAAATTCGACGAAATGAACACCAATCCGGTAGAGCCAACAGAGATTCCACCGAACATGGCGATTGGTAACTTGCTAGTTAACGGTAACATTGCAGAATGGTCGCGTTACCAACAAGCTTACACATTATACTCTAGTTTATATTCTCAATATTTTGCGAATACGACCAATTACTTCTCATCTGGTCGTTACATCATGAACTTGGGATGGATCGATTATGGTTACTTCCGTACGCAATATTGGGAAGCAACTCGTATGTATGATGATATTAAAAAGTATTCCAAGAAATATCCGGGTTACGATAATCATTATTGGATAGCGAGAATTCAATACGAATTATCATCGGCTAGAACGACGGATCAGATTGGTGATATGCCATATACTGAAGGTGGTCGTGGTTATGATTATCCAAAATATGATTCTCAAGAATTTATTTACAATAGTGTCTTGAATGGATTAGACTCTGCTTACATTATGTTAGGTCAGTTTACTGATCAAGCTAGCTATGGGTCTGAGGATGTAATCTATGGTGGAGATCTTCAAAAGTGGAAACAATTAGCTAACTCATTGATGTTGCGTTATGCAGTTCGTGTAAGTAAAGTTGATCCAGAATTGGGAAGAAAGTATGGAACGTTAGCTTTATCAAGAGATTTGATGGCCTCTAATTCTGATAATGCGTCGGTGATGACAGATCCACATAGTTACATGAGAGGTCACCCTTTATTTGAAGTGGCTTGGTGGAATGAATTCAGAATGAGTAGAACGATGCAAAAGCAATTGACAGAGACGAGTTCTACAATCACTGACCCGAGAATGTATTTATACTTCACTAAAGTGACTCATAATGATGTAAACGAAGAAACACTTCAGAGTTATATCAAACTAAATGAAGAGGGACGTTTGACTGATTTTAATTATGCAAAAAACTTAAATGACGAAAATCTATATACTGTATCCTTCTACAAAGGTGTTGAAAATGGTTTGCCAGCCAACGAAATTCCAGCTTTAGGAAATAACCCTGGTGATAACTGTAACATCGGACCAATGTTTAACAACGATTCACGTTACAAAATCATGAGTTATGCTGAAGTATGTTTCTTAAAAGCAGAGGCAGCCTACTTAGGTTGGGGAGGTAATGCAGAAGCAGCTTACCAAGAAGGTATCCGAGCATCTTGGGAGTACTTGAGTTCCCTTTCAGAAACTCAAAACTTCTTATCAGGAGCTGACCCTGCAAAAATGGATATCGAAGAGTACATCAAAGGTCTTCCAACATTTACAGGTGCTGAAATACAAAACATCCAAACTCAAAAATGGATTGCTAACTACCCTGATGGTTGTGAGGCTTGGGCAGAAGTAAGAAGAACTGACTTCCCTAAGTTAATGCCAATCAAACAAAATGATTCTGGCATCAACTTAACCAACGGGTTCATTAAAAAACTTCCATACACAGAATCAGAAATTACTATTAATGCAAGAAACGCTTTAGACCCGAATAACAACCAAGGTCAAGGTGATGGTATTGATGTGAGTGTTTGGTGGGACGTGGACTAA
- a CDS encoding Gfo/Idh/MocA family protein produces the protein MRSLITYLILLLGVTNLVAQNPIKIGVAGMTHGHVHGLLGDKNNKDIVIVGIAESNTELVDRYQKMYGIDQSIMYSDLEEMLDKTKPDAVLGFGNIYDHLKIVELCAPRGIHVMVEKPLAVNMDHAKKMKALADKYKIELLTNYETTWYGSHEKLYEEVQKGAVGEVKKVMVNDGHKGPKKIGVEKEFLSWLTDPKLNGGGAIIDFGCYGANLMTWLNKGEKPLSVTAVTSQLQKENNPNVDDESIIILKYKDQVGVVQGSWNWPIGRKDMEVYGEKGVITAENHQDVNIKISTGYNTYDREDFHIKERSYPYNNPFSYFAAIINKEIKVTPYNLSSLENNMIVVEILDAARKSAKSHKEIKLN, from the coding sequence ATGAGATCTTTAATTACTTATCTAATTCTTTTACTTGGAGTGACGAATCTAGTTGCTCAAAATCCTATTAAAATTGGGGTGGCGGGCATGACTCACGGTCACGTACATGGTTTGTTAGGTGATAAAAACAATAAGGATATTGTTATTGTTGGAATTGCTGAATCAAATACTGAATTGGTAGATCGTTATCAAAAAATGTATGGTATTGATCAATCAATAATGTATTCGGATTTGGAAGAAATGTTAGATAAGACAAAGCCAGATGCTGTTCTTGGTTTTGGTAATATCTACGATCATCTAAAAATTGTTGAATTGTGTGCTCCAAGAGGAATTCATGTGATGGTTGAAAAACCGTTAGCTGTAAACATGGATCATGCTAAGAAAATGAAAGCGTTAGCAGATAAGTATAAGATTGAATTATTAACCAACTATGAAACTACTTGGTATGGATCACATGAAAAACTATACGAAGAGGTACAGAAAGGCGCTGTTGGTGAGGTAAAGAAAGTGATGGTGAATGATGGTCATAAAGGCCCGAAGAAGATTGGTGTGGAGAAAGAATTTTTAAGCTGGTTGACTGACCCTAAATTAAATGGAGGTGGTGCTATTATAGATTTCGGTTGCTATGGTGCTAATCTGATGACGTGGTTAAATAAAGGTGAAAAACCGCTAAGTGTAACGGCTGTTACCTCACAACTTCAGAAAGAAAATAATCCAAATGTAGATGATGAATCCATTATCATCTTAAAATACAAAGATCAAGTTGGGGTAGTGCAAGGTTCTTGGAACTGGCCAATTGGTAGAAAAGATATGGAAGTGTATGGTGAGAAGGGAGTGATTACGGCGGAGAATCATCAAGATGTGAACATCAAAATATCTACTGGATACAATACATATGACCGTGAAGATTTTCATATCAAAGAGAGGTCATACCCATACAATAACCCATTTTCCTACTTTGCTGCTATCATCAATAAAGAAATTAAAGTGACTCCCTACAACTTATCCTCTTTAGAGAATAACATGATTGTAGTGGAGATCTTAGACGCGGCTAGAAAGAGTGCTAAAAGCCATAAAGAAATAAAACTAAACTAA